From the Chitinophaga lutea genome, the window GACAGCACCAACAAATACAAACGCGGCCTTACAAGGCTGAGCGTTGGCGACCACGCGCATTGTTGCTGGGAAAAGTATTTCAACCCGGCCTTCCGCGAGAACGGGACCAGTATTTACGAATGGATGCTTCAATATAAACGATGAAACGTTTGCTCAGGCTTCTTCTTTACATATGCCTCGGCGCTGCCCTCACCGGCGCGGCTGTTTACTGGTATATTGCCCGTGGGCAGGAAACCGAGGAGCTGAATGCCGAAACGCGGAAAAACGCCCCAGGCAGCTTTTTACAGCTGGCCGAAGGTATGGTGCACTACCGCCTGATGGGGCCGGACACGGGCCAGCTCATCATCTTCGTTCATGGCGGCGGCACCACCGGGATGGAAGTATGGAAGTACACCGCGCCCTATTTCCTCGAGAGAGGCTACCGCATCCTTCTTTACGACCTGTATGGCAGGGGTTATTCCGACCGGCCGCGCGTGACCTATAACCCGGCCCTCTTCCGCCGCCAGCTGGAGCAATTGATCGACACCCTGCACATTAACACCCCCTTCGATGTGGTGGCCATGTCTATGGGGGGCTCCATTGCACTGGATTATGCGAATCTCCACCCTGGTAAGGTAAAAAGAATGGCGTTGCTGGCGCCCGCCGCCAGCGGTGACCTGCGGCCCAGTAAAGCGCTCGAAGTGCCCGTGCTCGCGCCGCTGCTGATGACAGGCTACTGGTATCCCCGCTCGGTCGAGAACCAGCGCAAAGAATTCGTAGACCAGTCCGCCTTCGATAAGTATGCCGAACGGCTGCGTTATTTCATGAACTTTGAAGGTTACAAATATATCACCCTCTCCACCTGGCAGCATATGCTGAACCAGGACCAGTTATTTCTGCTGGACAAGATAAGGCCGGATAATATTCTCCTTATTTACGGCAGGCAGGATCCCTTTTTCCCGGACGAAAATGTGCCGCGCTACCAGCAGCATTACCCCAGCTTGCTGGTGCAGACGGTAGACCGGGCCGGCCATATGCCGCATTACGAGCAACCGGCCCTCATTAATCCGATGGTGTACCGGTACCTCCGGAACGGCCGGGACAGTGTGGCGCAGTAGCATTATAACCTAACGTCAGCAACCTGACTAAAAATAATTAAAAAGGCCCCGGAGCAACTCCGGGGCCTTTTATGCGTTATATCTTGCCGGGCTTACAGACCGAAAGCCTGTTTCACTTTTTCTACGTAGTCGAGTTTCTCCCAGGTAAACAGTTCCACTTCCACTTTCTTCTCTGATTTTTTACCCGCGTTGAATACTTTGGTGATCACCTTGTTTTCGCGGCCCATGTGACCGTAAGCGGCCGTTTCAGCATACATCGGGTTGCGCAGTTTCAGGCGCTGTTCGATGGCGTACGGGCGGAGGTCGAAAATCGCTTCCACTTTGCGTGCGATCTCACCGTCGTTCAGTTTCACCTTGGCAGTACCGTAGGTATCCACGAACACGCCGCAGGGTTTCGCAACGCCGATGGCGTAAGATACCTGTACCAGCACTTCATCGCAAACACCGGCAGCTACCAGGTTTTTGGCAATGTGCCGGGTAGCGTATGCCGCAGAGCGGTCTACTTTGGAAGGATCTTTACCGGAAAATGCACCACCGCCGTGAGCGCCTTTACCACCGTAGGTATCTACGATGATCTTGCGGCCGGTGAGGCCGGTGTCGCCGTGCGGGCCACCGATCACGAATTTGCCGGTGGGGTTGATGTGGTAAGTGATTTTATCGGTGAACAGGGCCTGCAGTTCGGGCTTCAGGGAAGCTTTCACGCGGGGGATCAGGATGTTGATCATGTCCTGTTTGATTTTGTCGAGCATCTGCTGGTCGGCTGCGAAATCATCGTGCTGGGTGGAAATAACGATGGTATCGATGCGGATCGGCTGGTTGTCGTCAGAATATTCGATGGTTACCTGAGATTTCGCGTCGGGGCGCAAGTAAGTGATCTCTTTGTTCTCGCGGCGGAGTGCGGCCAGCTCAATGAGCAGCTTGTGCGCCAGGTCGAGCGCCAAAGGCATGTAGTTCTCGGTTTCTTTGGTAGCGTAACCGAACATCATCCCCTGGTCGCCGGCACCCTGTTCTTCCGGGTTCTTACGGTCAACACCCTGGTTGATGTCGGGCGATTGCTCGTGGATGGCGGAGAGGATACCGCAGGAATTCGCTTCAAACATGTATTCGCTCTTGGTGTAACCGATTTTACGGATTACTTCGCGGGCAATGTCCTGCACATCAAGGTAAGCATCTGATTTCACCTCACCTGCCAGTACTACCTGGCCGGTCGTTACCAGCGTTTCGCAGGCAACTTTCGAAGTCGTATCGTATGCCAGGAAGTTATCAATCAGCGCGTCGGAAATCTGGTCGGCAACTTTGTCGGGGTGTCCTTCTGAAACGGACTCGGACGTAAATAAATACGGCATAAGTAGAGAATTCTGATGATTATAGTTGAGTGTAAATGATTCTTAATTTCAGGTTGGCCGGCGGCACTGCATTGCCTCCACCCGCTTTAACTCTCCGCATGTCTATGTTGTACCTGTTAGAGAGCGGCTCCAGTTTCAGCACCGAATTCTCCAGCTTCTTATCCACGATGAACTGTAAATGCCGTGCAATATTAATCTTATATTGAACAACTTTTATGCCGCCTACGTCAGAAATGACGGTTCTATTACCACCGAAGTGAGCCAGGTCGGGCCTTTGCGGGTTACCGTAGTCGGCAATGAAACCAAGACTGTCGTGCGTCACATACCGGTACAGCATCAGCTGGGTCGGTTCTCCGAACAGATCGTCTTTCCCCTGCAACCCGCTCGATACTTCCGTAATGATCAGCTCAGCCGTATTGATCACGGCTTTGGGGAAGTTCTCCAGGCCCGGCAGCTGTACATTGGTGTAAGTACCGGGGGCTTCCTGCAGGAAGATGAGGCTGTCGCCTTCGGGTTTGTTGGTATTGAGGTATTTGGAAATCTCGGCGTTGTTGTGGTACCAGTTCCGCACGAAGTAGTTGCCGTGCGCGCTGCTGGACGCCTTGAAGGGGAATTCCGCCTTCAGGGAGTCGTTTTCGCTGTTCTTGTAATAAACCGTCAGGCGGGTCTGGCCATTGTTGAGGATGGGATACAGCATGGTGGTGCTGATCGTTGTATCTGGCACGATGGCCAGGCCGTTGAGAAATACCTTGAACGCGGAGTCGTTCAGGAAAGCCGCATCCGCCCGCTGTTGCAGCAGGGTATTACCGAACGCGTTGCTGAGCGGAATGCGCAGCACCGGCGGTTTCCGCTCCCCGTAAATATCCATCGAATCTTTCGGGTACACCGGGTAGGTGGAAAAATTCCCGATCATCTTGGTCTGATCGTAAGAAAGCGGTCTAGTATAAGTATAATAAGAGTCGATTTTGAAGTTGGGCTCGTTCATCTGGTACACCTTCAGGTTCATCAGCTTGTTCTCGCCGAACCAGGTGGTATCGGTACCCACGTAAAGCACCACGGAATCGAGGATGTGGCCGGTGCCGGCGAACGTGAACTTTTCTTCGGGAAGGCCCACCTGCAGGTACACAAGGCCGGATGATTTACCGAAAATGGGGTCGTTGGTGATGCTGCCCAGCGCTTTGGAATAGATATCGGCGCCGGTACGAAGGCCCGAATCCGCTTTGGCAATGTTGTGGGTGATCAGGCTGTTGATGGTGGTATCCTTAACATTCACTTTGTCCGGGCCGGGAATAAGGTCCTTCCCCAAAATGGTGGCCTCGTTACAACCCGTAAAAGCATATAATCCCGTAAAAACGGCTGCTGCGAAATAACCCAGGTTCCTGAAATTGATCTTCACGTGTTTGATTTGAATCGGTTTTGTTGTTGCGATGAAAGCACTGTTCCCAAAAAGAAAAAGTTAAAAATAAAAAGTTAATGGCCAATTCCCGCAGTTACTGACAATTTTAACTTTTCATTTTTAACGCTCCCGGTTATTTGGCGCCGAGTAACTGGTGATACAGTTGAAGGTAATCGGCCAGGTCGTCGTTATCCTTTTTATAAGGAATGATCACCTTGCCTTTCTCGGCTTTCAGTTCTTCCACCAGCTTTTTGTCTACCTTGTCGCTGCCCAGTACCACCGCATCGGCGTATTTGGCAGCGCCCCTGTTAAGGGCGGTGTTGGTGCCTTCTTTATATAATTCCAGGTCTTTTTCCTTAATCTGGTTGCTGATAATGGCTTTTTTCAGGAAGGAGGCGCCCAGTTTCTCTTTGAAAGAATTGGGTTCCAGTGAAAATACCGTTTTTGAATGGGCGAAAACGGGTTCTTTCTTATAAGCCGTTTTGAGGTATACGGGGATGAGGGAAGTCATCCAGCCGCTGCAATGAATAATGTCCGGAGGCCAGCCGAATTTCTTGACGGTCTCCAGCGCACCTTTGCAGAAAAATATCTCACGGGCTGCATTATCCTCGTAAAACTTGCCGTCGTCGTCCGCAAACACGGCCTTGCGCTTGAAATAATCTTCATTGTCCAGGAAATAAACCTGCAGCCTTGCATTCGGCAGCGATGCCACTTTGATGATCAGCGGGTAATCGTCCCCGTCAATCACAATATTGATACCCGAAAGGCGGACCACTTCATGAAGGCGGTGCCTTCTTTCATTGATATTGCCAAACCTCGGCATGATAACCCTTACTTCAAGACCGGCCTCGTTAGATTTGATCGCCATTTTATTCACCATTGCCGCATAATCACTCAACTCCAGGTACGGCGACATCTCTTGGGCAATAAAAAGAATTCTTTTCTTTGTGGACATTTAAAGCTGATTATTAATGCAGTTATTTTTAATTTGGCTTGCAAAACTACGAAATTTTTAGGTAAAAAGGGCCAATTTGTCACTTTTAACATCCTTTTAAGCAAAGGTTTATGTATCTATTCAAACAGCGTGTGGCGCTTCAGGACCACCTGGAGCAGGTAAAAAAGGCAGGGAAACGGGTTGGATTTGTACCCACGATGGGCGCCCTTCATGAAGGGCATATTTCACTGATAGAGACTGCCAGAGCGGCGGCGGATGTGGTGGTATGCAGCATTTTTGTCAACCCTACCCAGTTCAACGACCCGAAAGACTTCGAAAAGTATCCCATTACAATAAACGATGATATCATCAAACTGACGGCCGCCGGTACGGATATTCTTTTTTTACCCTCCGTGTCGGAAATGTACCCCGAAGGGGTGAACGGGCAACATCCTCATTACGACTTCGGGTATGTGGAAACGGTGCTCGAAGGCGCCCACCGCCCGAACCACTTTCAGGGTGTAGGCATCATCGTCCACAAACTGCTCGATATTGTACAGCCGGACTCCCTGTTTATGGGACAAAAGGATTTTCAGCAATGCATGATTATCAAGCGCCTCCTCGAAATCACCGGCATCCCTACCGCCCTGCACATCTGCCCCACCCTCCGGGAAACCGGCGGACTGGCCATGAGCAGCCGGAACATGCGCCTCAGCCCGGAACAAAGGCAAACCGCCATACAGATCAGCCGCACCCTCACGGAAATCAAAGAAAAGGCCCGGCTATTACCCTTCCCCGCGTTGAAGGAGAACGCCCGCAACCAACTCCAAAACGCTGGTTTCCAGGTGGATTATGTGGAAATAGCCGATGCAGGCAACCTGAAATTGCTTGAAACAGCCATTCCCGGGCAGATGGTGGCGCTGACCGCCGCCAAACTGGGGGAAATACGGCTGATCGACAATATGCTGATCTGATGCATGGCCTCCCGGTAGCAAAAGCATACCAAAAGCATAGATGAAGCATACCAAGAGCATACCAGGAGCATAGATACCCTCAGTTGCCGGGCGAATTGTCCCGGTCGGTAATTAGGACAACCTTCAGCCTGTTTATGCATTAAAACCTGGCTCATCCCAAGGTCATGGCAAGGTAACAACCATTTCGTCATAACAAATTCATAAAACTGGCCCGGTCTTCTTTCTAATATATAAAATTCCTCTACCTTTGCGGACTACACCAGAAATATGCTGATCGAAGTACTCAAATCCAAGATTCACAGAGCGGTTATTACGGAAGCCAATCTGAATTACGTAGGGAGCATCACCATCGATGAGGACCTGATGGACGCCGCCAACCTCATCACAAACGAAAAAGTGCAGGTGGTGAACGTAAACAACGGCGAACGTCTTGAAACCTACGTAATCAAAGGCAAGCGCGGCTCCGGCGTCATCTGCATGAACGGTCCCGCTGCCCGCCTCGTGGCAGTCGGCGATGTGGTGATTATCATCTCCTACGCCACCATGGATTTCGAAGAAGCTAAAAAATTCACGCCCATCGCCATCTTCCCGAAGGAAGGCAATAAATTGTAATTCTGTCAACAGTCCACATGCCCAAAGCGCTTAAAAACGTTCTCAAATTCCTGGCCTTTTTAAGCATCGGCTTGCTCATGATATGGCTGGCCCTGAAGGACATGACGCCGAAGGACTATGCGGACGTGAAGGACGCCTTCCTGAGCGGTAACTACTGGCTGGTGGTCCCTGCCTTCATCATCGGCATCGGCAGCCATCTTTCCCGCGCCCTGCGCTGGCGGATCCTTATCGACACCCAGCACTACAAACCAGGCGTGCTCAATACTTTTTTTGCCGTCATGGTGGGTTATCTCGTGAATATGGGGGTGCCCAGGCTGGGAGAAATCGCCCGGTGCGGGGTACTGGCCAATTACGAAAAAATCCCGGCCGACAAACTCATCGGCACCATGATCGCCGAACGGGCGCTGGACCTGGTGTGCCTGGCCATTGTATTCCTGCTGTGTTTTTTGCTCCAGCTCGACATCGTGTCCGCCTACCTCTCCGCCGAAGTATGGCCCGCCCTCGAACAGAAGATCGCCAATGCCAACGTCACCCAGCTGCTGGTGCTGCTGGGCATCGTACTGGTCGTTATCGGTGTGGTCATCTACCTGCTGAAGCGTTTCGCCGCCTCCAAAGCCGCTATCAAACTCCGGGCGCTGCTGCGCGGCGTGATGGACGGTTTTTTGTCGATCGGGAAAATGGACGGCAGAAAACTCGGCTGGTTCCTGTTCCATACCCTGATGATCTGGGCGCAATACCTGGCCATGCTGTACGTCGGTTTTCTTTGCCTGCCCGCTACGCAGGAGCTCGGCCTCACCGCCGCGCTGACCGTACTGGCGCTGGGCAGTGTAGCCATGATCGTTAGCCCCGGCGGCATCGGCGTATACCCCTTCCTCGTACAGAAAACCCTTCTGCTGTACAATGTTGCCGGCCCCATCGGCATGGCGTTCGGCTGGATCATATGGGGCGCGCAGACCGTGCTGATCTGCATCCTGGGCCTCGTTTCCTTTATCTGGCTGCCCATTCACAACAAGAAATCGGCCGGAAAGTCGTAATTTAATGGAAAGTTAATACTACCGCTATAGGCTGGCAAGTTGTTTATGCTAACTTTTGCAGTTAGCGTGGGCGCGTTGTCGCGTTCCGGTTTAAATCATGTGTTTATGAGTATGGATATGAACGCCATCCCTATGTTGCCGGTTAAACATAAAAAAGTCCCGGTGAAAAAGACAGAGAAAACAGACAAAACAGGCACTACTACATTCAAGAAAAGGAAAACGATCGTCCGCGATATCAGCTGGCTCTCATTCAACGCCCGTGTATTACAGGAAGCCGCCGACACCACGGTGCCCCTCCTGGAACGCATCCGTTTCCTCGGTATTTTTTCCAATAACCTCGACGAGTTTTTCCGCGTGCGCGTGGCTACCCTCAAGCGCATGGGCGTGGTGGGCCGCAGCGCCAAGATGCACCTCGAAGAAAATCCCGACCAGATACTGGACGAGATCCAGCGCACCGTGATCAGCCAGCAGCAGGAATTTAACCGCATCTGGAAAGAGATCGAGGAAGAACTGAAAAAGGAAAAGATCAGCCTCCATACCGATAAGCAGCTGAACCGCGACCAGCAGAAGTTCGTGACCAATTATTTCAACGAGGAGGTGCGCACCAACATCATCCCCCTCATGATCGAAGGCATTCCGCAAATGCCTTTCCTGCGGGATAAGTCCATCTACCTGGCCGTGCTGCTGGCGAGGGAAGACAATTCCATCCGCCAGAAATTCGCGCTGATCGAAATCCCCACCACCGTGCTGCCGCGTTTCCTCATCCTGCCGTCCAAAGAAGGCGAGCACAGCATCATTCTGCTGGAGGACGTGATCCGCTTCAACCTGCCGCATATCTTTTCATTCTTCGGGTACGACAAGTTCTCGTCCTGGATCATCAAGGTGACCCGCGACGCCGAACTGGATATCGATAACGACATTGCCACCAGCCTCATCCACCAGATCGAAAAAGGCATCAAGGCCCGGCGGAAAGGCAAACCCGTAAGATTTATCTACGACCAGCAGATCGACCCCATCATTCTCGAATACCTGATGCGCCGCCTCGGTTTGTCTAAAAAAGATAACCTGATACCCGGCGGGCGGATCCATAATTTCAAGGACTTTATGGACTTCCCCGAAAAGGTGTTCACCCGCGAACGCACGCGCCGCAAAACCTTCATCCACCCCCTGTTCCAGAATGCCCCCAGCGTGATGCAGGTGATCGCCATGCAGGATGTGATGCTGCACTTCCCCTATCATTCCTTCGATACCATCATCGACCTCCTGCGCGAGGCCGCGATGGACCCGAACGTGACCACCATCAAAATCACCGCCTACCGCCTCGCCCGCAACAGCCGCATCATCAACGCCCTCATCAACGCCGTGCGCAACGGCAAACAGGTGGTGGTAGTGCTGGAGCTGCGCGCCCGCTTCGACGAAGAGGCTAACCTGCAGTGGAAAGAGCGGCTGGAAGAAGAAGGCGTGAAAGTGCTGTACGGCATCCCCGGTATGAAGGTGCACGCCAAACTCTGCGTGATCAAAAAACGTATCGGTGCCAAAACCGTGCAGTGCGGTTTTGTGAGCACCGGCAACCTCAACGAAAAAACCGCGCGGGTATATGGCGACCATTGCCTGCTGACGGCCAACCGCGGCATCATGGCCGATATCAACCGTATTTTCGCCTACCTCGAAAAACAGAGCCACGACGAAAAGCTGCTGATGGCCTGCAAAACACTCATTGTGAGCCCCTTCAACATGCGCCGGTTTTTCCTCCGCATGCTCGACCGCGAGATCCGCAACGCGCGCCGCAAAAAGCCCGCGGGCGTGATCATAAAAATGAACTCTTTGTCGGACGACGAGCTCATCGCCAAACTGTACGACGCCGCCAAAGCCGGCGTGGAAGTCAGGATGGTGATCCGCGGTATCTGCTGCGCCTATACGGAAAATAAAAAGTGGAAAAAAAATATCGAGGCCGTGAGCATCGTGGACGAGTATCTCGAACATGCCCGGGTATTCATTTTCCATAACAACGGCCATGAGAAGACCTTCATCGCCTCGTCCGACTGGATGGTGCGCAACCTCGACCACCGCGTGGAAACCGCAGTGCCCATCGAAAACAAAGTCATTCAGCAGGAACTGAGCGAGATCCTCAACATCCAGCTCAACAGCAACGTGAAGGTACGCATCCTCGACAACGAACAGCAGAACGCCTACAAACATAACAGCGGCAAGAAGATCCGCGCACAGGTCGAAATATTCAAATACCTCCACGAAAAAACATACCTTTGAGCCGTTAGGAAGCTATTAACGGGATATGAAGCTGGCAGCAATCGACATAGGCTCAAACGCCGCACGTTTGTTGATATCGGAGGCCTCTCCGAAGGCAAACGGCGAGATGGATTTTACCAAGGTGAACCTGGTGCGGGTACCGCTGCGTTTAGGGATAGACGTATTTTCAGGCGGCACGATCTCCGAAAAGCGGGCAGACAGCCTCGTCAATACCATCAAGGCATACAAGCTGCTGCTCGACGTATACGAGGTGAAATACCTCAAAACCGCGGCCACCTCGGCCATGCGCGATGCCTCCAACGGCCCGCAGATACTGGAGCGCGTGCGCCAGGAAACGGGCATGGACATACGGCTGATCACCGGCCAGGAAGAAGCGTCCTATATTTACGAGAACCACATCGCCGAGAACCTCGATAAAACCAAGAGTTACCTGTACATCGACGTAGGCGGCGGCAGCACCGAGCTTACCTTCTTCAGCGGCAACCGCCTTATTTTCAAGGAATCTTTCAACATCGGCACCATCCGCCTGCTCCAGAACCAGGTGACGGACGCCCACTGGCAGCAGATGAAAGACTTCGTCCGCCAGCAAATCCGTACGTCCGGCAGCGTGATCGCCATCGGGTCCGGCGGCAACATCAACAAAATATTCTCCCTGTCCAAGCGCAAGGAAGGCAAGCCCCTCTCCCTCGACCTGCTGAAGGATTATTACAAGGAATTCGGCAACTTCACCGTGGAAGAAAGGATCCACCTCTATAACCTGCGGGAAGACCGTGCGGACGTGATTGTGCCCGCCCTCCAGATTTATGTGAACGTGATGCGCTGGGCAGACATCGAGGAAATCTTCGTGCCCAAGATCGGCCTGGCCGACGGCCTCGTGCGCTCCCTGTATAACGAGATCACCCGCGTCTAGCCCCCGCCCTTAAAAAATACTTCAGAAATCCGATTTATATTCCAAACTTTGTGGTTTGCCGGTTCTCAACGGCCGGATTTGAATACGTATAACCGATTAGTAATGTCAGCTGTAAACAAAGAGATCAAGCGCATCACCACCCACATCCTGCAGAAGATGAAAGCAGATGGCGAGAAGATTTCCATGCTCACCGCCTACGACTTTTCCATGGCCAGGATACTGGACGATGCCGGCATAGATATATTGCTGGTGGGCGATTCCGCCTCCAACGTGATGGCCGGGCACGAAACTACCCTGCCCATCACGCTCGACCAGATGATCTACCACGCCTCTTCCGTGGTGCGGGCCATCCGCCGCGCCTTTGTGGTGGTAGACCTGCCTTTCGGCTCCTACCAGGGCAACTCCAAGGAAGCGCTCATTTCCACCATCCGCATCATGAAGGAAACCGGCGCCCACGGCGTAAAGATCGAAGGCGGCGAAGAAATCATCGAATCGGTGAAAAGGATCATCAGTGCGGGCGTGCCCGTCATGGGCCACCTGGGCCTCACCCCCCAGAGCATCTACAAATTCGGCACCTACGCCGTACGCGCCACGGAAGACGCCGAAGCGCAGAAGCTACTCAAAGACGCCCTCCTGCTGCAGGAAGCCGGCGCCTTCGCCATCGTGCTTGAAAAAATCCCCGCCCTGCTGGCCAAACAGGTGGCGGAACAACTCACCATCCCCGTGATCGGCATCGGGGCGGGCAAGTATGTAGACGGGCAGGTGCTCGTGATGCACGACATGCTCGGCATCAACAAAGAGTTCAAGCCCCGCTTCCTCCGCCGCTACCTCAACCTCTACGACGATATCTTCAATGCTACCCAGCAGTACATCAGCGATATCAAAACCAAAAGTTTTCCCAACGACCAGGAACAATATTAAGCGTTACGGGTTACCACCGGCCTGTCGGCGGTAACCCGTAAATTTCTTATATTCGTCCTGTGAACGCATTGTTGAACATACAACTGGCCCTTCTCTCCTTCCTGCGCAGCACCTGCTCGCATGTGCCATGACGGTTGCACCCGCCGTTGCCCCCTTTGCATGATTTACAACATCTAAAACTCCGCTATAAACATGACAACACTGGAAACAGTATTGGATGGATTAATGAGCCGCTACCAGGAGCGTGTGCCCGACGTGAGCGCCATTATCGACGCCATGATCGCCGAAGGCATCATCCTCCGGGCGTCCGACATAGAGAACGATCACATCGCGTTCCGCACATTGGGTGTGGAGCACCTCGGCATCCAGTCGCTCGAAAAAATATTCCTTCACTACGGATATACGAAAAAAGACTATTACCACTTCCCTGAAAAGAAACTCGACGCATACTGGTACGCGCCTCCCGCCGAAAAATACCCGCGTATTTTCATCAGCGAGCTGCGCGTGAAAGACTTGAGCGAACCGGCGCAGACCATCATTAAAAGTTATACGGGGGAAGTGAAAAGCGACCCGGTGAATGCGCTTGACCTCAACGACGGCACGGCCGTGGATCACTTCCTGCACAGCGCGCTCTGGCGTACGCCTACGTTGAGCGACTACCAGGTGCTGGCGGCCGAAAGCGAGTACGCGGCCTGGGTGATTTACAACCGGTATTACCTGAACCACTTCACCATCAGCGTGCATAATCTGAAACCGGGATATAATACGGTAGCGGATTTT encodes:
- a CDS encoding glycogen/starch synthase; its protein translation is MSTKKRILFIAQEMSPYLELSDYAAMVNKMAIKSNEAGLEVRVIMPRFGNINERRHRLHEVVRLSGINIVIDGDDYPLIIKVASLPNARLQVYFLDNEDYFKRKAVFADDDGKFYEDNAAREIFFCKGALETVKKFGWPPDIIHCSGWMTSLIPVYLKTAYKKEPVFAHSKTVFSLEPNSFKEKLGASFLKKAIISNQIKEKDLELYKEGTNTALNRGAAKYADAVVLGSDKVDKKLVEELKAEKGKVIIPYKKDNDDLADYLQLYHQLLGAK
- a CDS encoding lysylphosphatidylglycerol synthase transmembrane domain-containing protein: MPKALKNVLKFLAFLSIGLLMIWLALKDMTPKDYADVKDAFLSGNYWLVVPAFIIGIGSHLSRALRWRILIDTQHYKPGVLNTFFAVMVGYLVNMGVPRLGEIARCGVLANYEKIPADKLIGTMIAERALDLVCLAIVFLLCFLLQLDIVSAYLSAEVWPALEQKIANANVTQLLVLLGIVLVVIGVVIYLLKRFAASKAAIKLRALLRGVMDGFLSIGKMDGRKLGWFLFHTLMIWAQYLAMLYVGFLCLPATQELGLTAALTVLALGSVAMIVSPGGIGVYPFLVQKTLLLYNVAGPIGMAFGWIIWGAQTVLICILGLVSFIWLPIHNKKSAGKS
- a CDS encoding DUF4270 family protein, with protein sequence MKINFRNLGYFAAAVFTGLYAFTGCNEATILGKDLIPGPDKVNVKDTTINSLITHNIAKADSGLRTGADIYSKALGSITNDPIFGKSSGLVYLQVGLPEEKFTFAGTGHILDSVVLYVGTDTTWFGENKLMNLKVYQMNEPNFKIDSYYTYTRPLSYDQTKMIGNFSTYPVYPKDSMDIYGERKPPVLRIPLSNAFGNTLLQQRADAAFLNDSAFKVFLNGLAIVPDTTISTTMLYPILNNGQTRLTVYYKNSENDSLKAEFPFKASSSAHGNYFVRNWYHNNAEISKYLNTNKPEGDSLIFLQEAPGTYTNVQLPGLENFPKAVINTAELIITEVSSGLQGKDDLFGEPTQLMLYRYVTHDSLGFIADYGNPQRPDLAHFGGNRTVISDVGGIKVVQYKINIARHLQFIVDKKLENSVLKLEPLSNRYNIDMRRVKAGGGNAVPPANLKLRIIYTQL
- a CDS encoding alpha/beta fold hydrolase; translated protein: MKRLLRLLLYICLGAALTGAAVYWYIARGQETEELNAETRKNAPGSFLQLAEGMVHYRLMGPDTGQLIIFVHGGGTTGMEVWKYTAPYFLERGYRILLYDLYGRGYSDRPRVTYNPALFRRQLEQLIDTLHINTPFDVVAMSMGGSIALDYANLHPGKVKRMALLAPAASGDLRPSKALEVPVLAPLLMTGYWYPRSVENQRKEFVDQSAFDKYAERLRYFMNFEGYKYITLSTWQHMLNQDQLFLLDKIRPDNILLIYGRQDPFFPDENVPRYQQHYPSLLVQTVDRAGHMPHYEQPALINPMVYRYLRNGRDSVAQ
- the panD gene encoding aspartate 1-decarboxylase is translated as MLIEVLKSKIHRAVITEANLNYVGSITIDEDLMDAANLITNEKVQVVNVNNGERLETYVIKGKRGSGVICMNGPAARLVAVGDVVIIISYATMDFEEAKKFTPIAIFPKEGNKL
- the metK gene encoding methionine adenosyltransferase codes for the protein MPYLFTSESVSEGHPDKVADQISDALIDNFLAYDTTSKVACETLVTTGQVVLAGEVKSDAYLDVQDIAREVIRKIGYTKSEYMFEANSCGILSAIHEQSPDINQGVDRKNPEEQGAGDQGMMFGYATKETENYMPLALDLAHKLLIELAALRRENKEITYLRPDAKSQVTIEYSDDNQPIRIDTIVISTQHDDFAADQQMLDKIKQDMINILIPRVKASLKPELQALFTDKITYHINPTGKFVIGGPHGDTGLTGRKIIVDTYGGKGAHGGGAFSGKDPSKVDRSAAYATRHIAKNLVAAGVCDEVLVQVSYAIGVAKPCGVFVDTYGTAKVKLNDGEIARKVEAIFDLRPYAIEQRLKLRNPMYAETAAYGHMGRENKVITKVFNAGKKSEKKVEVELFTWEKLDYVEKVKQAFGL
- a CDS encoding Ppx/GppA phosphatase family protein — translated: MKLAAIDIGSNAARLLISEASPKANGEMDFTKVNLVRVPLRLGIDVFSGGTISEKRADSLVNTIKAYKLLLDVYEVKYLKTAATSAMRDASNGPQILERVRQETGMDIRLITGQEEASYIYENHIAENLDKTKSYLYIDVGGGSTELTFFSGNRLIFKESFNIGTIRLLQNQVTDAHWQQMKDFVRQQIRTSGSVIAIGSGGNINKIFSLSKRKEGKPLSLDLLKDYYKEFGNFTVEERIHLYNLREDRADVIVPALQIYVNVMRWADIEEIFVPKIGLADGLVRSLYNEITRV
- the panC gene encoding pantoate--beta-alanine ligase; translated protein: MYLFKQRVALQDHLEQVKKAGKRVGFVPTMGALHEGHISLIETARAAADVVVCSIFVNPTQFNDPKDFEKYPITINDDIIKLTAAGTDILFLPSVSEMYPEGVNGQHPHYDFGYVETVLEGAHRPNHFQGVGIIVHKLLDIVQPDSLFMGQKDFQQCMIIKRLLEITGIPTALHICPTLRETGGLAMSSRNMRLSPEQRQTAIQISRTLTEIKEKARLLPFPALKENARNQLQNAGFQVDYVEIADAGNLKLLETAIPGQMVALTAAKLGEIRLIDNMLI
- the ppk1 gene encoding polyphosphate kinase 1 gives rise to the protein MKKTEKTDKTGTTTFKKRKTIVRDISWLSFNARVLQEAADTTVPLLERIRFLGIFSNNLDEFFRVRVATLKRMGVVGRSAKMHLEENPDQILDEIQRTVISQQQEFNRIWKEIEEELKKEKISLHTDKQLNRDQQKFVTNYFNEEVRTNIIPLMIEGIPQMPFLRDKSIYLAVLLAREDNSIRQKFALIEIPTTVLPRFLILPSKEGEHSIILLEDVIRFNLPHIFSFFGYDKFSSWIIKVTRDAELDIDNDIATSLIHQIEKGIKARRKGKPVRFIYDQQIDPIILEYLMRRLGLSKKDNLIPGGRIHNFKDFMDFPEKVFTRERTRRKTFIHPLFQNAPSVMQVIAMQDVMLHFPYHSFDTIIDLLREAAMDPNVTTIKITAYRLARNSRIINALINAVRNGKQVVVVLELRARFDEEANLQWKERLEEEGVKVLYGIPGMKVHAKLCVIKKRIGAKTVQCGFVSTGNLNEKTARVYGDHCLLTANRGIMADINRIFAYLEKQSHDEKLLMACKTLIVSPFNMRRFFLRMLDREIRNARRKKPAGVIIKMNSLSDDELIAKLYDAAKAGVEVRMVIRGICCAYTENKKWKKNIEAVSIVDEYLEHARVFIFHNNGHEKTFIASSDWMVRNLDHRVETAVPIENKVIQQELSEILNIQLNSNVKVRILDNEQQNAYKHNSGKKIRAQVEIFKYLHEKTYL